CTCCTCAAGCTGCTCGACGGCATGAAGACCGGCGCCGCCAAGCCCGTCGGGGAGCACCGCACCGCCCTGCTCCAGGTCACCGACATCGTCCCCGCCGACCTCGACGACAAGGACCTCCTCCCGCGCCACGGCAACTTCTACGTCAAGCTCTCCGACTCCTCCCACTCCATCTACGCCACCCTCCCGCTCGCCCAGGCCGACCTCGTCCTCAGCAACAAGCTCCAGCTCGGCCAGTTCCTCCACCTCGACCGCCTCGACCCGGGCTCCCCCGTCCccgtcctcgtcggcgccaGGCCACTCCCCGGCCGCCACCCGCTCGTCGTCGGCACGCCCGACCCGGCCTCCAAGGCCAAGCCGGCCGCGCCCCGGAGGGGCTCCTGGGGCCCCGAGAACCACGCCGCCATCCTCGCCTCCCCCAAGCTCATCAGGCCCACCACGCTCAACTTCGACGACAACAGGACGCCCGTCAAGGCCGCACCCTCGCCGGCCAGGagcaccgccaccgcctccgtcAGGAAGAGCAGCAGCGTCTTGCCCAGGATGACCAGGAGCAAGAGCTTCGTCGCCGATAGGCCGCACGACCACCCCAAGATCCCCAAGAGCCCATTCCCAACCGTACACACAAGACCACGATTCAATTTCTTTCATAAATCGAGCAATTCCTTCAGCGATTCTCATAAGAAGTCGGGTCGCTGCCGTGCAGGAGAAGAGCTCAGCGAGCTGCTACACAGCTCCACGGGTGATGAGCCGAAGACCGCCCAAGGAGGAAGAACCCTCCTCACCCTCTTCGGATGATGAGCTCTGCAGCTCGGCGACGTCGTCCAAGAAGAGGCCGTCGACGAGCACTCGCGTGCCAGTGCCGGGGAAGCTCAATCTTCTGGGCAAGGCAAGCCCTGAATGCTGAATTCAATTCCCCTGGTCCTCTGATTGGGTTCTTGATCTCATCCATTCCTTGGTACAGGAAGCCATGGAGCAGAGGGAGCAAGCTCAGAAGGCGGCACTCGAAGCGCTGCGCAACGCCTCCGCTACGGAGAACGTAGTTAGGATCTACAAGTAAGctcctttgctttgcttttccTTGTTGTTTGCTACTCCACTTGTCAGTGAGTGATCGATCCTctgttggttggttggttggttggcaCAGGATGTTCGCTGAATTGAGCAAGACGGCGAGGCCGGACGCGCCGGCCACCTGCTTCGAAAGCTTCCTCAGCTTCCACCAGGAGGCCGTGCAGGCCGTGACAGACATCGAGGCGATCCACGCGGCCACCTCGATGGCCGGAGCGGTGGCAGCCGATGAGCCGCCGGTGCTGCAGGAGATTGCCCAGAACAGGTCATCGTTGTCCAAGAGGAGAGGCGCCCTGGGCGTGTCCAAGTCGGTGTCGTTCGCGCCCGGCACGttggacgacggcggcggcaccaaGAACCGGAGCTCCAACGCCAGCAGGAAGTGCCTTGTCCTGGACAAGATCggagaagacggcggcggcggcggcgacgagaagCGATCTTCCGGTGGCAGTGCAGCCACGGGTGCTTTGGGGTCGTCGTTGAGGCTCGCGAAGCAGATGCAGAGCGAGGCCGGGAGCTGGTTCATGGACTTCGTGGAGGCCGCGCTGGAGACTGgcctgaagaagaagagcaaggcgtcggcgacggcggatgGGCGGAAGcagagcagctgctgctgcccgcAGTCTCTGATACTGCGGGTGATCAACTGGGTGGAGATGGAGCAGAGCGGtgacggcagcagcagcagcagcaggaaggCCGGTCACCCGAGAGCGGCTGGCATTGCCAGGAAGCTTAGGATTAAGGCCAAGAACCCTTAAATCCTACTGGTAGTTGTAGCTAATTTGAGTTGTACaacttaattattttgcttgttttaGTGGGCATTGAGAGAAGGTGATCTGTAGAATCTGTAGATGAAGGAAAGGAAGTTCCATCACTTCCAGGATAGAGATGATTGATAAATAGGCTGCTCCAGgtgacctcctcctcctgcctgTGACATAAATTGACAGTAGTCAATCAGCCACAAACACCTGCATACTCAAGTTTGAGTACATGtaccattcattattattcaTTTTCACTTGTTTTTTGTCTTGATAGTTCATCTGTTCATGTGCAAAACTGTACGATGGGGATAACCATCTGCTTGGCTAGTTTAACCTTGCCTGGCTGTCACAGAAACTTACACGCTTATGAATGCCTAGCATACTCAAGTttgaaaattatgttttatctgTTGAATAGACTGTTGCTTGATGTGGTTCTGTGCAAAATTGTGTATGTCTGGTACTCTTGTATACCTGCTAGTATAATGGGAAGAATAGCTatctacttcctccatttcgtaatgtaagtttttctagcattgtctagattcatctagatcctaataaatctagacacatatataaagtatatacatttatcaataaatgaaTATAGATAAGGCTATAAcgacttacaatatgaaacagaggttaCCATTTACTACTAGTAATTTGGAGAGGACAGGACAGGAGGATTGCTGCTGCATTTGCagtacagctattcagaaatGGTTGGTCTGAAACTTGAAATCCGGCCACTTCCACACAGACTCACAAATGTAAGCAAAACTATATTACAGAGTACTTATCAGAAATCAGAAAACTCTTCTTCATGCAAGCAAAATTCCCAGCTTGAGGAGATACCAAATAAAATCTTGAGTACTGAAAAACCATTTGTGGCGACTGATCTGGCAGACTAATTTTGGTTGCTTGTATTTAGAATCATTTTTACGCTGCTAATTAATTTTGGAGGTTACTAAGGAAAAGGAGTGACTTGCACATATACACTTTCTGAACAATCACTGGCATTAGAACAGGGCAAATTACTAGCATATGGTGAACATGggtgtttcatttttttgtttaagaaAAACAGGCACTACGGAAGCCACATCATGTAAGTAACAGTTCATATGAACAAAAAGAGTACCTTGTATAGATGAGATGCAAGTACCTTTTCAATAAGATGAATTCGACTAATGTGACTGATATAGAATTCGACTAATCTGACTGATACAGAATTCAGTAACAACCGCACTGCACAGAGAAAATTCAGCGAAGGACGGCTTTGCGCTGTTTATTCTCCGGCGAGCACAAAAGATCATCGCCGAGATTACTGTTATCTCTTTCTCATCGCAGCCAGAATTGGAGTGAGGGTCATGACCATGGTGGGCCGAATGAAAGCATCGGGGCCCAATTATGGCCCATAGGGAAAAATACACCTGTGGCCTACTTGGCTGTGTGGACAGTAGGATAGTACATTACACGTGGGCCTCTCTCTCACCTCCATGTGGGACCGGCTGACAGATGTAACAGAGACGGTGAAGCCAAGCAAGACAGACAGAGGAAAAGCAACCGTCAAGTGGAATGGAATGAAACCAGTCAAACCACAGCCGATCTTGTTTATAGGTCAGATAGCATAGATTAACGATGTATTAAAAGACTTTTTTCTTAGttagttattttttgaattttaaattgatcatATTCTCTTCTTTATAAGTATCCGATGAGTGAGATGattaaaatcacaaaaaaaatagtatagaaataattttattacgtacaaaatttgaatcctataaataattatattttaggattacTCCACTCCACTACTAAAGGAGCAAGGAGCAAGTACAAAGTTCTCACTCCTTCCCAAAATGTAAGCAAATATAACATTTGAACGTTGtcatataagtatttctagtcCTATCTATTCAACTTTAAGACATTTTCTACTTTATCTCCCATATGTCCTTCTATGCTTATTCAttcttattattaaaagacgtgataagttttttttcttcaatttatagttaattttgaaatgcttatattctgAGGGTGAGGCAGCAGTGGTAGCGATGGTGTTTGTTTTCTATTCTACTACTAGTACGGCGTTACTATAATCAAGCGTAGCTCGCCGAACTTACTACTAGTTAATCGCAAAACAACATCCGAGTCGCAATTAAAATGTGCTGGACCTAGAGCAATTACTCTCCTCTTGTAAATCCAGGAGGAATAATCCCTTGTTCTCCTGGaactcgcctcgcctcgcctcgtcTTCCCATTCCAATCCCCTTGCAACCCCACtgctactagtactagtactagtacccgccgcccccaccgtaatctctctctccatctctctctggCGCGCGCGATTctgggaagaggaggagatgggcgAGTACTGCGGCGCTGCCCCGGAGGAGGACCCGGCCATGGCGCTCGTCACGCCGCTCCCCCCGACCAAGCACCCCTACGGCTGCTTCGACCGCTGCTCCACCAAGCAGGTCTTCGACAACCTCCACGGCAACATCTCCCTCGACCCGGTTCGtatcccctctccctctccctctccctctccctcgctGGATGGAATGCTCGTTCGCCTCGCTTCGGATTGTTGTTACTGTTTCCCTTTTCGATCGGTTACGCCTGCTTGGCTGAtgacgacgaccacgacgtTTCCCTTCCtgcttgtttggttggttgatgATTTTCTCGGCCATGCTTCGATGGATGCCGCGATTTCGATTCTCCTCCTGGTCTCCGTCGATTCCACATCCCCAACCACGAACCACGTGTATTTCCGCCTACTTCATGTGCTTCTACTCGCCTTTGCATGTGCCTGCGCTTTCCTTTGCTTCCCTTCAGGTTTATTCCCTCCTTCCCTCCTTGCTTCGCTTCGCTTCATGCGGTGTGGTGGTTGTTGGTCGCGCGTCAACCTTAGTTTTTACTTGGAGAGACGCGTGTACACTTTTTTAatactttttttcttgattaatGGAGGACCAATTGCTGTTTATGTTCCTTCCTTCTTAGACTTTGCTCACTAAGAGTATTTTTACGTCCACCTTCATAGCGACATGTGGTGTCATGGGGGCATTAATTTACTACACTAGTTTACTTTCAACCGCTTGTTGTTTATCACGTTGACGCTTGGTCTCTTTTTAGATATGACTGCATTCAATTAACGGGGTCTTAATTGTTTAAGGATCGTTCTTAGCACTGAAGAGgctaactgaaaaaaaaattgcgtaGTAGCGTTTTCAGTTATCTATATTTGGGCACGTTACTGCTACTGTTATTGTGGCAGAACAACAACCGATGCGAATAACGCCTGTTTTGCTGAGCTGGATGAtcctctatctctctctctccctttttaATTTAATCCCTATTTAATTTCCTCCATATAATGATTTGCACGTTGTATTACTGGGTCCTGAATTTCAACAGTTGCTGTCTGCATACTAGTGTAATAGAATGTGATGGCATGAGCAATGATGGACCTTTTGATGATTCTGTTGGGCCTCAATGTATTGTACTTTCTGTCAATTGTTGATTTCCTGCTTTTGGCCTATTTTGTCTGCATCTGCTGCGAGCGCAAATGTTTACTCATTTGCTGTGCTCTCCAATTCTGTTGTCTCTTGTTCAGGTTGTTTATCCTATAATTAAGTTTAGCCATTTGTACATTCAAGGTTTGGAGTAATGGTATGCTGAATCACTGACCTGTGAATGCTTAGTCTGTTGGGAACAGTTAGTTAGTTCTCAGTTTTGTTCGTTCCTTTTGGATGCACTGACATAAAGACTTATCTTTTAACTTGGCCATTGATCCATTGAAGTTTTAACCATCTTCTGTTGCTTCAGCTATTCCTTCCTTGTAACAACAATCCTTTCTCTCGTGCAGTTGGCTCGTGAGTTTGTGGATACTGAGGAATTCCAGAGGTAACTTTGATTATCCCAAATTATCAttgatcatttgtttgttCAACTTCTTCATGGCTTGATTATGATTACATTTGATTGCATTGTGTCATTCAGGTTGCGGGATCTAAAACAGCTTGGTGAGTCACTTTGTCATCATTTCAGAAACTATTTTCAACTTTCTGTGTTCAATCTAGattaaacaaaaatcaaaatatattccaAATCTTATAATTGTAATATGTTACTCTTGGGAATTAGAAGAACTAAAGGTTACACAATGGGGTCTTGTACAGACAATGTTTTGTCCCCTTTACTCTATCTGccggagtttttttttttttttgtgctggagtttttttttttttcaaatttactgTTAACCACACATCCTTTTTTTGAACCGAAACTAGCAAAAGCAGGTGTTTATAttaagggagggaggaaacaGAGTATGTACAAGTGCAAGTTACAGCACAGAAAGATAGAAACGAAAACAGAAACAAAGCTAGTTTGCCCTCATGGCAATAATCTCACTAGGTCTTATGCTCCACACATGCTCCACAGTTTGATTTCGTCCATTATGTTGCTGATTAGTCTTTCTGATCTCAGTTCTTCCTTCCTGAAAACTTGCCTGTTACTTTCAGTCCAGATCTCCCACATTATCAGAATGAAAGttgatttttccttttgatttCTGTTTTCTCCTTGTGTTATTCCTTTTTCCTACCATTGCATATTTGATTCTTGGCTGGCATGAGTTATGCTGATTGTGCTGCAATTCAGTTTGTGCAGTACCTCTTCCCACACATCCTTTTTACCATCGAGGATAGTTTTATTTGTCCAATCGGACTCATGCAAAATTAATGGTAGCCTTATATGGCCTTATGTTTTACTCATTGAATTATCCAATGATTGAAATGTGTTGCAACTAAAATTTGTTTACTGTGCTGTTGTTTCTGCAACAGCACTTTCTATTATGGATACTTGAATGTTTAGTTGTCAAAACGACATAACTGTGAGTGAGTCATTATGTTATGAATCTACTTATTTGGAATTTACAGTATAGTTCATTACTGATGTTTCTGTAACATGCTCTGTGTACCTCTCAGGCCTTACATATCTAGTCTACCCAGGAGCCGTCCACACACGTTTTGAGCATTCATTAGGAGTTTATTGGCTAGCTGGGGAGGCTATGAACAATCTTCAAATGTACCAGGTTCTTACTGTTGATGCCAAGTAgcagtttaattatttttggatgaaactcaagtttagttttcttttgaCAGGGAGAAGAGCTTGGCGTTGATTGTGTTGATGTGCAAACTGTAAAACTTGCAGGTCTGTTTACTCAACCATAACTCCACCAAGTTTTCCATATTGATGATCCTTGTGTTATTATGTTCAGGCCTCTTGCATGACATTGGACATGGCCCCTTCAGTCATTTGTTTGAACATGAGTTTCTTCCTCGTGTTGTTCCTGGATCAACCTggtgattttattttcacacatgttattttgttttatatatagtttcatgTCCCTAGCATGAGAAGATTCAAAGTTCAAagaatattcatatttatgttATGGTTGGATTACAATACTGTTGGCCTATGATTATTATACTAGCATTGCACCTTCTATTTTCTTCGTGTCCAAACTATAGACACTTAGACAGGCACGTTTAGTGTGTATCTATGTGGATGTGTTGACATAGGGTGATCATTTCCTCACTTATCTTCATTTCCATGTGCACGTTAGACTGTTTAAACATCTGAGACTGCAGTTGGTTTCCCAATTAAACTGTTCCAATTTGTCTGGTCAGGTCCCATGAACATATGTCTGCACTGTTGCTGGACAGCATTGTTGACAAACACAACATAGATATTGAAGCTGATCATCTCAAAATTGTTAAGGTAACCCACATTTTCCATTCAGTTCTGTTGCACTTACTGATTGCTATCAAATTAAGCCATCTCCATGTCATTAAAAAGAAGGGATCACAGAACTTCCTTGTATTTAATGATTGAAAACCCAGGAGTTTGACCTTTCCACTTTTTTGACTCGTCAATGTTCAGTGTTCACTTTAACATCCATTCTGTTAGAAGTTGCCAAAATACAAACCCTACATCTTgactcttttttccttttgcaggAAATGATCGTTGCCAGTTCTATGTTTGGCACAACAAAAGTATGTACCTTAGTCTGCATTCCTGCCTTAATTATCTGTCATttgaaaatagattgattaatATTGGATGCAATGAAACTTGCTTTTACACAGAGCGCAAATGAGAAGCATTTTCTTTATGACATTGTTGCAAATGGTCGGAATGGTATCGATGTTGACAAGTGCGTCCCTTCAAATTTTCCTCTTCTGATATTTTCTGTGGCTACATTTGTTTCTCAATCATTATTATATGCCATAAGCTAGAGTAACCATGCAGGTTTGACTACATTGGCCGTGATTGCAGAGCATGTGGTCTGGGTTGTAATTTCCAGTACTGGAGGTACCTGTTGTTATCAATgtgttaaattatttttgaccAAACCAATGtgttaaattttagagtaGAAATACGAGAATTACCCTAGTGTTGTCTGATGTATTAGAGGGACTTGATAGGAAAATAAGACATGACTGAGGAAACAATAAATAGGAGAGACCCTCTGGAAAGTTACTATCATACTTTTGTGTTTCTTACCTCCTTACACTGCAGGCTTTTGCAAGGCATGCGAGTGATGGGGGATGAAATATGCTACCCTGCCAAAGATTGTAGGTGTATTGTTACATTAATGTCTTCATCTGTTTTCTGCTACTTGTCCTTTTTTTACATGAGACTTGATTTGTTAACGTTTCATTTTGAACTATAGATTTGAGCATCCACAAGTTGTTTACCACACGTGCTGATCTTCACCGCACTGTCTATACACATGCAAAAGTCAAGGTAAGGATAATTATACGATTCCCTTTTTAATTCCAGCAAGCACTGTCTTATTTACATCAAGAAAGTATGATGCTTACATcataaaacaaagaagaaaaataaataagtaaagcTTTGACAGAATTGTACCGCTTCTAAATCAATGTGGACTACTCTTGCTGGGACTCCTGTAAACAGTAGCAGTTGACTGTCAGAAGTCTGTTATCTAGATAAAGTGAAGCGATGTACATTTCATGTTGTTTTCTATTTGTCCTTAATAATGATTCTGCTACAGAGACCTCATTTCTGGTCCTGGATGTTACGTCCTTAAGCTGCATAATGGCAGTTATGCTGGCAACTTCTGCGCACCAAACAACCGCACTCTCCTGTGCATTGCCTTCTCATATATGATTATGTACCTTAGGCTGTTGAACTGATGCTTGTGGATGCGCTTGTTGAGGCTAATGAATACTTGGGAATAGCTTTGCATGCACAAGATCCAACAGACTTTTGGAAGGTTTGGTATTATTGcaatttttattatgtatGTAGTTGTCTTTTTAGTACCCCTCTTACTTCAACCTCTCTGAAAATTTCAGTTAGATGACACAATCATTAAAAGCATTGAAACTGCTCCCAACAATGAACTGGACAAAGCAAAAGGGATCATTCAACGTATTCGCCGAAGAGAGCTCTATAAGGTAGTACCGTTCTCAGTCAAGAATTTGCTATGTTAttttatcttgtcaatttaCATGCTTATCAGAGTTACTGTGGCTGAAATTTGTGTCTGATATCTATTGTACTTGTTCAGCTAAATATTCTTCTTGTGGTAGTATAAACAACTTAATTTTCTTTCGACTTGCAGTTCTGCAATCAATATTCTGTTCCAAAGGACAAGCTGGAGCACTTCAAGAATATAACTGCACAAGACATAGTTTGTTCACAGGTTCGTGCCTactttgataattttttaagttgggATCTACGATCTGACCTTTTCCTGAAGAGATGCGTGTTTATGATGTTACCTATCTTCAGAAATCTTCCAAGGTGCTGCTGAAGGAAGAAGATGTTGCTGTTAGCAATGTTAAGATTGATTTGACCCGTGGAAAAGATAATCCACTTGaaaggttttttatttatgaaccCACTTTTAGAGACTCGTATTTACTTTGGACGACATATCAGAATTCTGACCAGTTAGTTTTGTTGGTCTGCAAATCTACTATCCCCCAGCATCAAGTTCTTCAAGGTAATTATACTTGCATTGGTAATTGGAATGTCATAATTTTCGTGTGAGCCTAAAGCAGAAAATCTTGTTACAACAGGATTTTGGATGCGATGAGAAGTTCCCCATCACAGATGAGCGGGTCAGCCACTTGCTACCTGCCTACAATCAGGACAGGATTGTCAGGGTGTATGCGAAGAAGCCCGAGTTGGTGAGTGACAAAACATGCAGGCAGAGCTGCTTTTACCATGGATTGCTAGCTAGCAGCTGAGTGATTAATGTTAAATGAAATATTGGGTGCAGGTTGAAGCGGTGTCAGAAGCCTTTGAGAACCTACAACTGAGGATGTATGGTGAAAAGACACAAGTTCATGACACGCCCAGGAAGCGCATTAGATTTCACTAGTCGTCAGCTATGTTGCCAAATACTATCACCACCACTGTTAGATAGCTAGTATACTACGACAAAGGAGAGAATATAGTTTGACATACGAGAGGAAGGAGCATCCAGCACTAATtactgt
This is a stretch of genomic DNA from Oryza brachyantha chromosome 1, ObraRS2, whole genome shotgun sequence. It encodes these proteins:
- the LOC102709495 gene encoding deoxynucleoside triphosphate triphosphohydrolase SAMHD1 homolog → MWDRLTDVTETVKPSKTDRGKATVKWNGMKPVKPQPILFIEQLLSSCKSRRNNPLFSWNSPRLASSSHSNPLATPLLLVLVLVPAAPTVISLSISLWRARFWEEEEMGEYCGAAPEEDPAMALVTPLPPTKHPYGCFDRCSTKQVFDNLHGNISLDPLAREFVDTEEFQRLRDLKQLGLTYLVYPGAVHTRFEHSLGVYWLAGEAMNNLQMYQGEELGVDCVDVQTVKLAGLLHDIGHGPFSHLFEHEFLPRVVPGSTWSHEHMSALLLDSIVDKHNIDIEADHLKIVKEMIVASSMFGTTKSANEKHFLYDIVANGRNGIDVDKFDYIGRDCRACGLGCNFQYWRLLQGMRVMGDEICYPAKDYLSIHKLFTTRADLHRTVYTHAKVKAVELMLVDALVEANEYLGIALHAQDPTDFWKLDDTIIKSIETAPNNELDKAKGIIQRIRRRELYKFCNQYSVPKDKLEHFKNITAQDIVCSQKSSKVLLKEEDVAVSNVKIDLTRGKDNPLESIKFFKDFGCDEKFPITDERVSHLLPAYNQDRIVRVYAKKPELVEAVSEAFENLQLRMYGEKTQVHDTPRKRIRFH
- the LOC102717025 gene encoding uncharacterized protein LOC102717025; the encoded protein is MTTLSAGVLLKLLDGMKTGAAKPVGEHRTALLQVTDIVPADLDDKDLLPRHGNFYVKLSDSSHSIYATLPLAQADLVLSNKLQLGQFLHLDRLDPGSPVPVLVGARPLPGRHPLVVGTPDPASKAKPAAPRRGSWGPENHAAILASPKLIRPTTLNFDDNRTPVKAAPSPARSTATASVRKSSSVLPRMTRSKSFVADRPHDHPKIPKSPFPTEKSSASCYTAPRVMSRRPPKEEEPSSPSSDDELCSSATSSKKRPSTSTRVPVPGKLNLLGKEAMEQREQAQKAALEALRNASATENVVRIYKMFAELSKTARPDAPATCFESFLSFHQEAVQAVTDIEAIHAATSMAGAVAADEPPVLQEIAQNRSSLSKRRGALGVSKSVSFAPGTLDDGGGTKNRSSNASRKCLVLDKIGEDGGGGGDEKRSSGGSAATGALGSSLRLAKQMQSEAGSWFMDFVEAALETGLKKKSKASATADGRKQSSCCCPQSLILRVINWVEMEQSGDGSSSSSRKAGHPRAAGIARKLRIKAKNP